The following proteins are co-located in the Undibacter mobilis genome:
- a CDS encoding isoprenyl transferase, producing the protein MSDAEYQQSAASTEVPHHVAIIMDGNGRWASARGMPRVEGHRRGVEAVRRTIRAAGDLGIKIITIFSFSAENWSRPASEVGELMGLLRRFIRNDLAQLHESGVRVRIIGEREGLEPDIARLLTEAEELTRNNTNLTLVVAFNYGARQEIVRAARRAAQLVADGKLKPDDITLDSFAGFLDAPDLPDPDLIIRTSGEQRLSNFLLWQSAYSELVFVPTYWPDFDRAALEAAIDSFRQRERRFGGLVARTAS; encoded by the coding sequence ATGTCCGACGCCGAGTATCAGCAAAGCGCGGCTTCTACGGAAGTGCCGCACCACGTCGCCATCATCATGGATGGCAACGGACGCTGGGCGTCGGCGCGGGGCATGCCGCGGGTCGAGGGCCACCGCCGCGGCGTCGAGGCCGTGCGGCGCACGATCCGCGCCGCCGGTGATCTGGGCATCAAGATCATCACGATTTTCTCCTTCAGCGCCGAGAACTGGTCGCGGCCGGCCAGCGAAGTCGGCGAACTGATGGGGCTGCTGCGCCGCTTCATCCGCAACGATCTGGCCCAGTTGCACGAGAGCGGCGTGCGCGTGCGCATCATCGGCGAGCGCGAGGGCCTTGAGCCCGACATTGCGCGGCTGCTGACCGAAGCCGAAGAGCTGACCCGCAACAACACGAATCTGACCCTGGTCGTCGCCTTCAATTACGGCGCGCGGCAGGAAATCGTCCGCGCCGCCAGGCGCGCCGCGCAACTGGTTGCCGATGGCAAACTCAAGCCGGACGACATCACGCTGGACAGCTTCGCGGGTTTCCTCGACGCACCGGATCTTCCCGATCCCGATCTGATCATTCGCACCAGCGGCGAACAGCGCCTGTCGAATTTCCTGCTGTGGCAGTCGGCCTATAGCGAACTCGTCTTCGTGCCCACATACTGGCCCGACTTTGACCGCGCGGCGCTGGAAGCCGCGATCGACAGCTTCCGCCAGCGAGAACGCCGTTTCGGCGGCCTCGTCGCCAGGACGGCATCGTGA
- a CDS encoding 30S ribosomal protein S2 translates to MALPDFSMRQLLEAGVHFGHQAHRWNPKMGQYIFGTRSNIHIVDLAQTVPMLHTALKAVSDTVAKGGRILFVGTKRQAQDAIADAAKRCAQYYVNSRWLGGTLTNWKTISGSISRLRKLDEILNSADAGGYTKKERLTMQRERDKLDRSLGGIKDMGGVPDLIFVIDTNKEDIAIKEARRLNIPVAAIVDTNCDPNGITYVVPGNDDASRAVSLYCDLIAKAAIDGIARAQGERGVDIGASEKPIAEPIPTAPATADLGFEQLPGPRGVADDLKKLPGVSGAIEKQLNDLGIFHYSQIAELSPTAAHNVGEEVGLPGRVDGWIAKAKTMLADAE, encoded by the coding sequence ATGGCTCTTCCTGACTTCTCGATGCGTCAGCTTCTCGAGGCTGGCGTCCATTTCGGCCATCAGGCCCACCGTTGGAACCCGAAGATGGGGCAATACATCTTCGGCACCCGCAGCAACATTCATATCGTCGATCTCGCCCAGACCGTGCCGATGCTGCATACGGCGCTGAAGGCGGTGTCGGACACCGTCGCCAAGGGCGGCCGCATCCTGTTCGTCGGCACCAAGCGCCAGGCGCAGGACGCCATCGCGGACGCCGCCAAGCGCTGCGCCCAGTACTACGTCAATTCGCGTTGGCTCGGCGGCACGCTGACCAACTGGAAGACGATCTCGGGTTCGATCTCGCGTCTGCGCAAGCTCGACGAGATCCTCAACTCGGCCGATGCCGGCGGTTACACCAAGAAAGAGCGCCTGACGATGCAGCGCGAGCGCGACAAGCTCGACCGCTCGCTCGGCGGCATCAAGGACATGGGCGGCGTGCCCGACCTGATCTTCGTGATCGACACCAACAAGGAAGACATCGCGATCAAGGAAGCGCGCCGGCTCAACATTCCGGTCGCCGCCATCGTCGACACCAATTGCGATCCGAACGGCATCACCTATGTCGTGCCGGGCAACGATGACGCCAGCCGCGCCGTGTCGCTGTATTGCGACCTGATCGCCAAGGCGGCCATCGACGGCATCGCGCGCGCCCAGGGCGAACGCGGCGTCGATATCGGCGCTTCGGAAAAGCCGATTGCAGAACCGATCCCGACCGCGCCGGCCACCGCCGACCTCGGCTTCGAACAGCTCCCGGGTCCGCGCGGCGTCGCCGACGACCTCAAGAAGCTGCCCGGCGTGTCGGGCGCGATCGAAAAGCAGCTCAACGACCTCGGCATTTTCCACTATTCGCAGATCGCCGAACTGTCACCGACTGCTGCGCATAATGTCGGCGAAGAAGTCGGCCTGCCGGGTCGCGTCGATGGCTGGATCGCCAAGGCGAAGACCATGCTCGCGGACGCCGAGTAA
- the tsf gene encoding translation elongation factor Ts, translating to MANITAQMVKELRESTGAGMMDCKAALNETAGDMAQAQDWLRKKGLSKAAKKAGRVAAEGLIGLTVKGPKAVVVEVNSETDFVARNDLFQGLVKMSADVAFDVGPDVEKIKAQKVGAITIADAFNDTIAKIGENMTLRRAASLEVSKGAIGSYVHTSVSEGLGKIGVIVGLESPGNADELVALGRQLAMHVASSNPIALDASGVPADVIKREKDVLADKFRQQGKPENMIEKIVENGLKTFYKEQTFLEQPFIFDDSGKKSVAQAVKEAEGKVGGPIKITGFVRYALGEGIEKQESDFAAEVAAAVKPN from the coding sequence ATGGCAAATATTACCGCACAAATGGTCAAGGAGCTGCGCGAGTCGACCGGCGCCGGCATGATGGATTGCAAGGCCGCGCTGAACGAAACCGCCGGCGACATGGCGCAGGCGCAGGACTGGTTGCGCAAGAAGGGCCTCTCGAAGGCCGCCAAGAAGGCCGGCCGCGTCGCCGCCGAAGGCCTGATCGGACTCACCGTGAAAGGCCCGAAGGCCGTCGTTGTCGAGGTCAACTCGGAGACGGACTTTGTCGCGCGCAATGACCTGTTCCAGGGCCTCGTGAAAATGAGCGCGGATGTCGCCTTCGACGTCGGCCCGGATGTCGAGAAGATCAAGGCGCAGAAGGTCGGCGCGATCACCATCGCCGATGCCTTCAATGACACCATCGCCAAGATCGGCGAGAACATGACGCTGCGCCGCGCCGCTTCGCTCGAAGTGAGCAAGGGCGCGATCGGTTCCTACGTTCACACCTCGGTGTCCGAAGGCCTCGGCAAGATCGGCGTCATCGTCGGTCTTGAATCGCCCGGCAACGCCGACGAGCTCGTTGCGCTCGGCCGTCAGCTGGCGATGCATGTCGCTTCGTCGAACCCGATCGCGCTCGACGCCTCGGGCGTGCCGGCCGATGTGATCAAGCGCGAGAAGGACGTGCTCGCCGACAAGTTCCGGCAGCAGGGCAAGCCTGAAAACATGATCGAGAAGATCGTCGAGAACGGGCTGAAGACCTTCTACAAGGAGCAGACCTTCCTCGAGCAGCCGTTCATCTTCGACGACTCCGGCAAGAAGAGCGTCGCGCAGGCGGTGAAGGAAGCCGAAGGCAAGGTCGGTGGCCCGATCAAGATCACCGGCTTTGTGCGCTACGCGCTTGGCGAGGGCATCGAGAAACAGGAATCGGACTTTGCCGCCGAAGTGGCGGCGGCCGTGAAGCCTAACTGA
- the dxr gene encoding 1-deoxy-D-xylulose-5-phosphate reductoisomerase produces MSAISAGGLAATRLSASQPQAKARSVSILGATGSIGSSTVDLIKRSPDRFRVEAVTANSNAAALAMVARELGARVAVLADESGYAELKAALAGSGIETAAGEAGLIEAAQRPADWVMAAIAGAVGLKPTLAAIERGATVALANKECLVCAGSLFMRRAKASGAAVLPVDSEHNAVFQALGAGRREDVSRVILTASGGPFRTWTLDAIKAATPEQALKHPNWSMGPKVTIDSATLMNKGLELIEAHHLFGLAPDEIEVLVHPQSVVHGLVEFRDGSVVAQLGPADMRVPIAHCLAYPERLDGPVPRLDLAALRELTFENPDLTRFPALGLARQAMIAGGAAPTVLNAADEVAVAEFMAGRLSFAGIAALVEATLEAAGKRGLLAEPLSVEAALAVDHTARGLARELLLNNAVKAF; encoded by the coding sequence ATGAGCGCCATCAGTGCGGGAGGGCTCGCAGCGACCCGGCTTTCGGCATCGCAGCCGCAAGCGAAAGCGCGCAGCGTCAGCATTCTTGGCGCCACCGGCTCCATCGGCTCGAGCACGGTCGATCTCATCAAGCGTTCGCCCGATCGCTTTCGCGTCGAGGCCGTGACCGCCAACAGCAATGCCGCGGCGCTGGCGATGGTTGCGCGCGAGCTCGGCGCTCGCGTGGCCGTGCTGGCAGATGAAAGCGGTTATGCCGAACTCAAAGCGGCACTCGCTGGCAGCGGCATTGAAACCGCCGCAGGCGAGGCGGGTTTGATCGAAGCCGCGCAGCGCCCCGCGGATTGGGTGATGGCCGCGATTGCCGGCGCAGTCGGCCTCAAACCGACGCTGGCCGCCATTGAGCGTGGTGCAACGGTCGCGCTCGCCAACAAGGAATGCCTTGTTTGCGCCGGCTCCCTGTTCATGCGCCGCGCCAAGGCCTCGGGCGCCGCGGTCCTGCCGGTGGACAGCGAACACAACGCGGTGTTTCAGGCGCTCGGCGCCGGTCGCCGCGAAGACGTGTCGCGCGTGATCCTTACCGCGTCGGGCGGTCCGTTCCGTACCTGGACGCTGGATGCGATCAAGGCGGCGACGCCGGAACAGGCGCTCAAGCATCCGAACTGGTCGATGGGGCCGAAGGTCACGATCGACTCCGCGACGTTGATGAACAAGGGCCTCGAACTGATCGAGGCGCATCATCTGTTCGGTCTCGCGCCCGACGAGATCGAGGTGCTGGTGCATCCGCAATCCGTGGTCCATGGCCTTGTCGAGTTTCGCGACGGCTCGGTGGTGGCCCAGCTCGGGCCGGCTGACATGCGGGTGCCGATTGCCCATTGTCTGGCTTACCCTGAGCGTCTCGACGGCCCGGTTCCACGGCTGGATCTGGCCGCTTTGCGCGAATTAACGTTCGAGAATCCGGATCTCACGCGTTTTCCGGCACTCGGACTGGCGCGGCAGGCCATGATCGCGGGCGGGGCGGCGCCGACCGTCCTGAACGCCGCCGACGAGGTGGCGGTGGCCGAATTCATGGCCGGGCGCCTGAGCTTCGCCGGCATCGCCGCGTTGGTCGAGGCGACGCTCGAGGCTGCAGGCAAGCGTGGGCTTCTGGCCGAGCCGCTATCGGTGGAGGCCGCGCTCGCCGTTGACCATACCGCCAGAGGACTGGCCCGCGAGCTCTTGCTCAATAATGCCGTAAAGGCATTCTAG
- a CDS encoding phosphatidate cytidylyltransferase, translated as MSVPPAEAGVNSGDGKPATSNLVLRVISAAVMAPVAIGAAWWGGWIFAVFWVLAALAVLWEWIGLVAGRDHRMLVLSCGGAIVLAAILAWTDHPVAALLLMALGALAASIFVTRAQRLWIVGGIGYAGSMMLAPMILRGEDVMGFIAIVLLFAVVWTTDVLAYFTGRAIGGPKLMPAVSPKKTWSGAIGGTIGAVAAAVAVATLFGGFNTAAIAGLAVVLSVVSQAGDLLESHIKRHFNAKDASQLIPGHGGAMDRLDGFWAAAIVAVAIGIVRGGLDEPARGLLIW; from the coding sequence ATGTCGGTGCCGCCGGCCGAAGCGGGCGTCAATTCCGGAGACGGAAAGCCGGCAACGAGCAATCTGGTGCTGCGCGTCATCTCGGCCGCGGTGATGGCGCCGGTTGCCATCGGCGCGGCGTGGTGGGGTGGCTGGATCTTCGCGGTGTTCTGGGTGCTCGCGGCGCTCGCGGTGCTGTGGGAATGGATCGGCCTTGTTGCCGGACGCGATCACCGGATGCTGGTGCTGTCATGCGGCGGTGCCATCGTGCTCGCTGCGATACTGGCGTGGACCGACCATCCGGTGGCGGCGCTGCTGTTGATGGCGCTGGGGGCGCTCGCGGCGTCGATTTTCGTGACGCGCGCGCAGCGGCTGTGGATTGTCGGCGGCATTGGCTATGCGGGTTCGATGATGCTGGCGCCGATGATCTTGCGCGGCGAGGACGTCATGGGCTTCATCGCCATCGTCCTTTTGTTTGCCGTCGTCTGGACCACCGACGTGCTCGCATACTTCACCGGCCGCGCCATCGGCGGACCGAAGCTGATGCCTGCGGTGAGCCCGAAGAAGACCTGGTCAGGGGCCATCGGCGGTACGATCGGCGCCGTTGCCGCGGCTGTGGCGGTCGCCACCTTGTTCGGCGGTTTCAACACCGCCGCCATTGCCGGTCTGGCCGTTGTGCTGTCGGTCGTGTCGCAGGCGGGCGATCTTCTGGAGTCGCACATCAAGCGCCACTTCAACGCCAAGGACGCCAGCCAGTTGATCCCGGGCCATGGCGGCGCGATGGATCGCCTCGACGGTTTCTGGGCGGCTGCGATTGTCGCGGTCGCGATCGGCATTGTCCGCGGCGGTCTCGACGAGCCGGCCCGCGGCCTCTTGATCTGGTGA
- the pyrH gene encoding UMP kinase has product MADPIYKRVIVKLSGEALSADKGFGIDQGVVERIAADLAATAKMGVELGVVVGGGNIFRGVEVSNRGVPRPVGDTMGMLATVMNCLVLEAAVERAGVEARTLSALTMTTVCETYNRKRAMKNLAKGRVVLLAAGTGNPFFTTDTTAVLRAAELDCQAVLKATNVDGVYTADPKKDPSAKRYERVSHQEALEKDLKVMDGAAFALARENRLPIIVFSMAGKGAVEAVLRGEGRSTLVG; this is encoded by the coding sequence ATGGCTGATCCCATTTACAAGCGCGTCATCGTCAAGCTGTCCGGCGAGGCACTGTCCGCCGACAAGGGCTTCGGTATCGATCAGGGCGTTGTCGAGCGCATTGCGGCCGATCTTGCCGCGACCGCGAAAATGGGTGTCGAGCTTGGCGTCGTGGTCGGCGGCGGCAATATTTTCCGCGGCGTCGAAGTGTCGAACCGCGGCGTGCCGCGCCCCGTTGGCGACACCATGGGCATGCTGGCGACCGTGATGAACTGCCTGGTGCTGGAAGCCGCCGTCGAGCGCGCCGGCGTCGAGGCCCGCACCCTGTCGGCGCTCACCATGACGACGGTGTGCGAAACCTATAACCGCAAGCGCGCGATGAAGAATCTGGCCAAGGGCCGGGTCGTGCTGCTGGCGGCGGGGACCGGCAATCCGTTCTTCACGACCGATACCACCGCGGTGCTGCGCGCCGCGGAACTCGACTGCCAGGCGGTGCTGAAAGCCACCAATGTCGACGGCGTCTATACCGCCGATCCCAAGAAGGACCCGTCCGCCAAGCGCTACGAGCGCGTCAGCCACCAGGAGGCCCTCGAAAAGGACCTCAAGGTGATGGATGGCGCCGCCTTCGCGCTTGCCCGCGAGAACCGCTTGCCTATCATCGTTTTCTCGATGGCGGGGAAGGGGGCGGTCGAGGCCGTACTGCGCGGCGAGGGGCGTTCGACGCTGGTTGGCTAG
- the frr gene encoding ribosome recycling factor, producing MASATHDMNEIKRRMAGAAAALKTELSGLRTGRASTHLLDPVMVDAYGQSMSLNQCASVTVPEPRLIAVNVWDKSLVKAVEKAIVDSNLGLSPATEGQTIRLRIPELNQDRRKELVKLAHKYAETARVAVRHVRRDALDILKKLEKDHGKDEIERFTTDIQKATDAGIAEVDQLLAAKEKEILTV from the coding sequence ATGGCCAGTGCCACTCATGACATGAACGAAATCAAGCGCCGCATGGCGGGTGCCGCCGCTGCGCTCAAGACCGAGCTGTCGGGCCTGCGCACGGGCCGCGCCTCGACGCATCTGCTCGACCCGGTGATGGTCGATGCCTACGGCCAGAGCATGTCGCTCAACCAGTGCGCCAGCGTCACGGTGCCGGAGCCGCGGCTGATCGCGGTCAACGTCTGGGACAAGTCGCTGGTCAAGGCGGTGGAGAAAGCGATCGTCGATTCCAATCTTGGCCTGTCGCCGGCCACCGAAGGCCAGACCATCCGCCTGCGCATTCCCGAACTCAACCAGGATCGCCGCAAGGAGCTCGTCAAGCTCGCGCATAAATACGCCGAGACCGCGCGCGTCGCCGTCCGCCACGTGCGCCGCGATGCGCTCGACATCCTCAAGAAGCTCGAGAAGGATCACGGCAAGGACGAGATCGAGCGCTTCACCACCGACATTCAGAAGGCCACCGACGCCGGCATCGCAGAGGTCGATCAGCTTCTCGCCGCGAAGGAAAAGGAGATCCTCACGGTCTGA
- the rseP gene encoding RIP metalloprotease RseP encodes MSVFEQLGAFGGGAAGYIVPFLFVLTIVVFFHELGHFLVARWCGVKVTAFSIGFGPEIVGFNDRYGTRWKLSAIPLGGYVKFLGDENAASVPDHEAANAMSEEERKVSFVHKPVSSRAAVVAAGPIANFILAILIFAGVFMIAGKQTTTARVDAIQDGSAAQAAGFKSGDLVLSINGSKIASFADMQRVVSISAGEKLTVEVDRGGEKVLLTAVPQMREVKDNFGNLHRLGVLGISRSMAPGDIRTETMGPLAALSAGAQETWFVVDRTLSYIGGIFAGRESADQLGGPIRIAQVSGQVATAGFVALLHLTAVLSVSIGLLNLFPIPLLDGGHLLFYAVEAIRGRPLSERAQEVGFRIGLAIVLMLMIFATFNDILHLATS; translated from the coding sequence ATGAGCGTTTTCGAGCAATTGGGCGCCTTCGGTGGCGGGGCGGCCGGTTACATCGTTCCTTTCCTGTTCGTCCTCACCATCGTCGTGTTCTTCCATGAACTGGGCCACTTCCTGGTGGCGCGCTGGTGCGGCGTGAAGGTCACCGCCTTTTCGATCGGCTTCGGGCCGGAGATCGTCGGCTTCAACGACCGCTACGGCACGCGCTGGAAGCTGTCGGCTATTCCGCTTGGCGGGTACGTGAAATTCCTTGGCGACGAAAACGCCGCCAGCGTTCCCGACCACGAGGCGGCCAATGCCATGAGCGAGGAGGAGCGCAAGGTCTCCTTCGTGCACAAGCCGGTCAGTTCGCGTGCCGCCGTCGTAGCGGCAGGCCCCATTGCCAATTTCATCCTCGCCATCCTGATCTTCGCCGGCGTCTTCATGATCGCGGGCAAGCAGACCACGACCGCGCGCGTCGATGCCATCCAGGACGGCAGCGCCGCTCAGGCGGCCGGCTTCAAGTCGGGCGACCTCGTGCTGTCGATCAACGGCAGCAAGATCGCCAGCTTCGCCGACATGCAACGCGTGGTCAGCATCAGCGCCGGCGAGAAACTCACGGTCGAGGTCGATCGCGGCGGCGAGAAGGTACTGCTCACGGCCGTACCGCAGATGCGGGAGGTGAAGGACAATTTCGGCAACCTCCACCGCCTCGGCGTGCTCGGCATCAGCCGGTCAATGGCGCCTGGGGATATCCGGACCGAGACCATGGGACCTTTGGCCGCGCTGTCGGCGGGGGCCCAGGAGACCTGGTTCGTGGTCGACCGGACCCTGTCCTATATCGGCGGTATCTTCGCCGGCCGGGAGAGCGCCGACCAGCTCGGCGGCCCCATCCGCATTGCCCAGGTGTCCGGGCAGGTGGCTACGGCCGGGTTTGTGGCCCTTTTGCACCTGACGGCTGTGCTGTCGGTGTCCATTGGCCTACTCAACTTGTTCCCGATCCCACTGCTCGATGGCGGTCATCTTTTGTTCTACGCCGTGGAGGCCATCCGCGGCCGTCCGCTGTCGGAGCGTGCCCAGGAGGTGGGGTTCAGAATCGGGCTGGCGATCGTCCTGATGTTGATGATTTTTGCAACCTTTAATGACATCCTGCACCTTGCCACGTCATAA
- the bamA gene encoding outer membrane protein assembly factor BamA, translating to MGLSVRVIRGLTLSLVFLGGIVVGTAGVTISSSTPAMAQSANSIVVQGNRRVEAETIRSYFRSGSGRLGPVEIDEGLKALYATGLFEDVRTSNTGGRLVVTVVENPVINQVAFEGNKKAKDDQLKLEVQSKARGTLSKPTVQSDVQRIIEIYQRSGRFDVTVTPKIIELPNNRVNLVFEIKEGDKTGVKDIRFVGNKAFSRSRLKDVIKTAESNFLSFLQTTDIYDPDRVEADRDLLRRFYLKYGYADVRIISAVGEYDPSKKGFIITFTIDEGPQYRVGTVDVISNVRAIDTGDLRGKVKLSPGSVYNADLVEKSVEAMAIEAAKRGYAFANVRPRGERKVDTRTINLAFVVEEGTRAYIERINIRGNNRTRDYVIRREFDISEGDAYNRALIDRAERRLKNLNYFKTVKITNEPGSAPDRVVVNVNVEEQSTGEFSIAGGYSTADGFIAEASVADRNLMGRGQYAKAAVTYGQRTRGVDLNFVEPYLLGYRMAGGVDLFWRKNTASNSVSYSMETYGTNLRLGFALTEELSFSPRYSIYRQKITLPDQYNNCISTASPMFTPTPSGYNAHQPGAVKPLDECYADGEASLAVRKELANGPVTVSMLGYTTAYNTLDNNKNPTSGLYAELKQDLAGVGGDVNFIRTTAEARTYYEVVPDVVGVLKLQGGNIAGWGSKDLRMLDHFQMGPNIVRGFASNGIGPRDITPGSNNDSLGGTKFWGASLEVQTPLYFLPKEIGIKLAAFADAGNVWGYEGPTSWSVTGETLQVGLDSATNIRSSVGVGLIWDSPLGPLRFDFAYPLKKYCSISTGVGATEVCDRTQMFRFGGGTKF from the coding sequence ATGGGACTTAGTGTGCGGGTTATTCGGGGACTGACCCTCTCTCTGGTCTTCCTCGGTGGTATCGTTGTTGGTACCGCCGGCGTTACCATTTCTTCCTCCACGCCTGCGATGGCGCAGTCGGCTAACTCGATCGTCGTGCAGGGCAACCGCCGCGTCGAAGCCGAGACCATCCGTTCCTATTTCCGCAGCGGTTCGGGCCGTCTGGGGCCTGTCGAGATCGACGAGGGCCTCAAGGCGCTTTACGCCACCGGTCTGTTCGAGGACGTCCGCACCAGCAATACCGGCGGTCGTCTGGTCGTGACCGTGGTTGAGAACCCGGTCATCAACCAGGTCGCGTTCGAGGGCAACAAGAAGGCCAAGGACGACCAGCTCAAGCTCGAAGTGCAGTCGAAGGCGCGCGGCACATTGTCGAAGCCGACCGTGCAATCCGACGTGCAGCGCATCATCGAAATCTATCAGCGCAGCGGCCGTTTCGACGTCACTGTCACGCCGAAGATCATCGAGTTGCCGAACAATCGCGTGAACCTGGTCTTCGAGATCAAGGAAGGCGACAAGACCGGCGTCAAGGATATCCGCTTCGTCGGCAACAAGGCCTTTTCACGCAGCCGCCTCAAGGACGTCATCAAGACCGCGGAAAGCAACTTCCTCAGCTTCCTGCAGACCACCGACATCTACGATCCGGATCGCGTCGAAGCCGACCGCGACCTGCTGCGCCGTTTCTATCTCAAGTACGGCTACGCGGACGTTCGTATTATCTCGGCTGTCGGCGAATACGATCCGTCGAAGAAGGGCTTCATCATCACCTTCACCATCGACGAGGGGCCGCAATACCGCGTCGGCACCGTTGATGTGATCTCCAACGTTCGCGCTATCGACACCGGCGATCTGCGAGGCAAGGTCAAGCTGTCTCCCGGCAGCGTCTACAACGCCGATCTCGTCGAGAAGAGCGTCGAAGCCATGGCGATCGAAGCGGCCAAGCGCGGCTATGCCTTCGCCAACGTGCGTCCGCGCGGCGAGCGCAAGGTCGACACACGCACCATCAACCTTGCCTTCGTCGTGGAAGAGGGCACGCGCGCCTATATCGAGCGCATCAACATCCGCGGCAATAACCGCACCCGCGATTACGTGATCCGCCGCGAGTTCGATATTTCGGAAGGCGACGCCTATAACCGCGCGCTGATCGACCGCGCCGAGCGTCGCTTGAAAAACCTCAATTACTTCAAGACCGTGAAGATCACCAACGAACCAGGGTCAGCGCCCGATCGCGTTGTGGTCAATGTCAACGTCGAAGAGCAATCGACTGGCGAGTTCTCCATTGCGGGCGGCTATTCGACCGCCGACGGTTTCATTGCCGAGGCCAGCGTCGCTGACCGCAACCTGATGGGCCGCGGCCAGTATGCCAAGGCCGCCGTGACCTACGGCCAGCGCACGCGTGGCGTCGACCTGAACTTCGTCGAGCCCTATCTGCTCGGTTATCGCATGGCTGGTGGCGTCGACTTGTTTTGGCGCAAGAACACCGCATCGAATTCGGTTTCCTACTCGATGGAGACCTACGGCACGAACCTTCGTCTCGGCTTTGCGCTAACTGAGGAACTGTCGTTCTCGCCGCGCTATTCGATCTATCGTCAGAAGATCACGCTGCCGGACCAGTATAATAACTGTATATCGACGGCTTCGCCGATGTTTACGCCAACGCCGTCTGGCTACAACGCCCATCAGCCGGGCGCTGTGAAGCCTCTCGACGAGTGTTATGCGGACGGCGAAGCCTCGCTCGCGGTCCGTAAGGAACTGGCCAACGGTCCAGTTACCGTGTCGATGCTCGGTTACACCACCGCCTACAACACACTCGACAACAACAAGAATCCGACCAGCGGTCTATACGCTGAACTCAAGCAGGATCTTGCTGGCGTCGGCGGCGACGTGAACTTCATCCGTACTACGGCGGAAGCGCGTACCTACTATGAAGTGGTGCCGGATGTGGTTGGTGTGCTGAAGTTGCAGGGCGGTAATATCGCCGGCTGGGGCAGCAAGGATCTGCGCATGCTGGATCACTTCCAGATGGGTCCGAACATCGTTCGTGGTTTTGCCAGCAACGGCATCGGACCGCGCGATATTACGCCTGGCTCCAACAATGACTCGCTCGGTGGCACCAAGTTTTGGGGCGCAAGCCTTGAGGTCCAGACGCCGCTTTACTTCCTGCCGAAGGAAATCGGCATTAAGCTCGCGGCCTTCGCCGATGCAGGTAATGTCTGGGGCTATGAGGGCCCGACGTCGTGGTCTGTCACCGGTGAAACGCTACAGGTTGGTCTCGACAGTGCCACCAACATCCGTTCGTCGGTGGGTGTCGGCTTGATCTGGGATTCGCCGCTGGGGCCGCTGCGCTTCGACTTCGCCTATCCGCTAAAGAAATACTGCTCGATCTCCACAGGGGTTGGCGCAACCGAAGTATGCGACCGTACGCAGATGTTCCGGTTCGGCGGCGGCACCAAGTTCTGA